A single region of the Peromyscus eremicus chromosome 16_21, PerEre_H2_v1, whole genome shotgun sequence genome encodes:
- the C16_21H2orf49 gene encoding ashwin: MAGDVGGRSCTDAELLLHPELLSQEFLLLTLEQKNIAVENDVRVNKDNLTDLYVQHAIPLPQRDLPKNRWGKMMEKRREQHEVKIETKRSTAVDGLRKRPLIVFDGSSTSTSIKVKKTENGADDRLKPPAQTGSTRDAFRKLPNSSSGVSPLVLFSSLSMNNKMEHNNNDTKQNHDLTHRKSPSGPVKSPPLSPVGTTPVKLKRAAPKEEAEATNHLKPPETKRKIQHVTWP; this comes from the exons ATGGCGGGGGATGTGGGCGGTCGCAGCTGCACGGACGCGGAGCTGCTGCTGCACCCTGAGCTGCTGTCCCAGGagttcctcctcctcaccctggAGCAG AAGAACATAGCTGTTGAGAATGACGTAAGAGTAAACAAGGACAACCTTACTGACCTTTACGTCCAGCACGCCATACCATTGCCTCAGAGGGATTTGCCAAAGAATAGATGGGGGAAGATgatggaaaagagaagagaacagcatGAAGTGAAAATTGAGACCAAAAG GAGCACTGCTGTGGACGGACTGAGGAAAAGACCCCTCATTGTGTTCGATGGGAGCTCCACAAGCACAAGCATCAAAGTGAAGAAGACGGAGAATGGAGCAGATGACCGGCTCAAGCCTCCGGCCCAGACAGGCTCTACCCGTGATGCCTTTCGGAAATTACCAAATTCCTCTTCAGGGGTTTCACCCCtagttttgttttccagtttgtCTATGAACAAtaaaatggagcacaataataaTGACACTAAACAGAACCATGACTTAACACATAGGAAAAGCCCTTCGGGTCCTGTGAAGTCACCGCCTTTGTCCCCTGTTGGAACTACTCCCGTGAAATTGAAGCGGGCTGCTCCTAAGGAAGAGGCCGAGGCCACG AATCACCTGAAGCCTCCAGAAACAAAGAGGAAGATACAGCATGTAACATGGCCGTGA